In Sodalis ligni, a single genomic region encodes these proteins:
- a CDS encoding LLM class flavin-dependent oxidoreductase — translation MPYPVLPPLPPDSPLGKVLDQPLILGLFLPIHNGGWTMSAYPRATDWTFDYNAALTRQAEALGFDLVFGPAHWLSKGGFGGEIRYRETALDTLMAAAGLAAVTERILLISTVHIFYGPWHPLHLAKFGATLDHMSGGRWGLNVVTGFRKDEWSMFGQQQPDHDRRYELADEYVSLLQQLWAGEEDLDYHSAQWTLSKAFVTPKPRYGRPIIVSATSSAAGIAQAVRQADLIFVTSPAGASFDAAIEALPGITRQVREAAAAIGRNVRILVNPMIIARDTEAEAHGVYQEILRQTDHGAVDGFFHTHATGDSRSWRGHQRDERIVGGNIQLVGTPEQITGQILRLKAIGCDGLQLCFVDYEPELAYFGERILPLLKQAGLRL, via the coding sequence ATGCCTTACCCCGTTTTACCGCCGCTTCCCCCTGACAGTCCGCTGGGGAAAGTGCTGGATCAACCGCTGATACTCGGGCTGTTTTTACCCATACATAACGGCGGCTGGACCATGTCCGCCTATCCGCGGGCCACCGACTGGACCTTCGATTACAACGCGGCGCTGACCCGCCAGGCCGAAGCCCTGGGATTCGATCTGGTGTTCGGGCCGGCCCACTGGTTGTCCAAGGGGGGTTTCGGCGGCGAGATACGCTATCGCGAAACCGCCCTAGACACGCTGATGGCGGCGGCGGGGCTGGCGGCGGTGACGGAGCGCATTTTGCTGATCTCCACCGTGCATATTTTCTACGGTCCTTGGCATCCGCTGCATTTGGCCAAGTTCGGCGCCACCCTTGACCATATGTCCGGCGGCCGCTGGGGGCTCAACGTCGTTACCGGTTTTCGCAAAGATGAATGGTCCATGTTCGGCCAACAGCAGCCCGACCACGACCGCCGCTATGAGCTGGCGGATGAGTATGTCTCCCTGCTGCAACAGCTGTGGGCCGGCGAAGAGGATCTTGACTACCACAGCGCACAATGGACGCTGAGCAAGGCCTTCGTCACGCCTAAACCCCGCTATGGCCGGCCGATTATCGTCAGCGCCACCAGCTCCGCCGCCGGCATCGCCCAGGCGGTGCGCCAGGCGGATTTGATATTCGTCACCAGCCCCGCCGGCGCCTCTTTCGATGCGGCCATCGAGGCGCTGCCGGGCATCACCCGCCAGGTGCGGGAAGCGGCGGCGGCCATCGGCCGCAACGTCCGCATTCTGGTGAATCCGATGATTATCGCCCGGGATACCGAGGCAGAAGCCCATGGGGTTTATCAGGAGATCCTCCGGCAGACCGACCATGGCGCGGTGGACGGCTTCTTCCATACCCATGCCACCGGCGACAGCCGTTCCTGGCGCGGCCACCAGCGTGATGAGCGCATCGTGGGGGGCAATATCCAGCTGGTGGGCACGCCGGAACAGATAACCGGGCAAATACTGCGCCTCAAAGCCATCGGCTGCGACGGGCTGCAGCTCTGCTTTGTGGACTATGAACCGGAATTGGCCTACTTCGGCGAACGCATCCTGCCGCTGCTTAAACAAGCGGGCCTGCGTCTGTAA
- a CDS encoding class II aldolase/adducin family protein yields the protein MTAFYPQDPREQTEPFTAAAATDNATRPSSRQGAAEQARPEAGGHFADDADEQTRLEARRDLAAAHRLAVWHDFSEGIYNHFTLAVPGTNDRFLLPPFGLHWSEIQASQLMTIGFDGKLLAGEGIIQRSAYCIHAPIHAAHAKHQAVFHTHMPYAGALTRLESQHLLALGQTEALLLDQIAYDDAYDGLARDPAEGGRLAKILGEKTILFMGNHGVLVTGRSAAEAYDRLYTLERAARVQLFALWTGQRLRGLSPAQVDKVQDQIHNTPLHNSPGEQYKPGYQLHFEALRRLLDRREPDYRD from the coding sequence ATGACCGCTTTCTACCCACAGGACCCGCGTGAACAAACCGAGCCTTTTACCGCCGCAGCCGCCACGGACAATGCTACCCGCCCGTCGTCACGGCAGGGCGCCGCCGAGCAGGCGCGGCCGGAGGCCGGAGGGCATTTCGCTGATGATGCCGATGAGCAGACGAGGCTGGAGGCCAGGCGGGATCTGGCCGCCGCGCACCGGCTCGCGGTTTGGCACGATTTTAGCGAAGGTATCTACAATCATTTCACCCTGGCGGTGCCGGGCACCAACGATCGTTTTCTGCTGCCGCCGTTCGGCCTGCATTGGTCGGAAATCCAGGCCAGCCAGCTGATGACCATCGGTTTCGACGGCAAGCTCCTGGCGGGGGAAGGCATTATCCAACGCTCGGCGTATTGCATTCACGCGCCGATACATGCCGCCCATGCCAAGCACCAGGCGGTATTCCATACCCATATGCCCTATGCCGGCGCGCTGACCCGGCTGGAGAGCCAGCACCTGCTGGCTCTCGGCCAGACGGAGGCATTATTGCTCGATCAGATTGCATACGATGACGCCTACGACGGCCTGGCCCGCGATCCGGCGGAAGGGGGGCGCCTGGCGAAAATACTGGGTGAAAAAACCATTCTTTTTATGGGCAACCACGGCGTGCTGGTGACCGGCCGCTCCGCCGCCGAGGCCTACGATCGCCTTTATACCCTGGAACGGGCCGCCCGGGTCCAGCTGTTCGCCCTGTGGACCGGCCAGCGCCTGCGGGGCTTAAGCCCGGCCCAGGTGGACAAGGTGCAGGATCAAATCCATAACACTCCCCTGCACAATTCGCCGGGAGAACAATACAAACCCGGCTATCAGCTGCATTTTGAAGCGTTAAGGCGGCTGCTGGACCGGCGCGAACCCGATTATCGCGATTAA
- a CDS encoding ABC transporter substrate-binding protein translates to MRKFSVTLRQTLFAAMGLCSIFPAFSSLAAGGSLVAIVQPEPVALNTAFNTNFPNGVVSNNIYEGLVTYNQDMQPEPSLATSWEVAPDGLSITFHLRHGVKWHDGQPFTSADVKYSALELWKKVHPRGRTTFAALKDVETPDAYTAIFRLEHPSLVIMSSINANEAEILPEHLFAGSDIRTSPYNAKPVGTGPFKFVKWVRGQYIELERNPDYWDSGKPKVDKVIFSIIPDAGSRAAALETGEALYAPYDSVPLSDVQRLRQNPQLVVTKQGYDSSAAYTFLEFNLRNPILANLKVRQAIARAINKQALVDVVWYGLGKPATGPIPSSLKQFYTADGVPQYPYDHAAAERLLDEAGYPRKTGGIRFKLAIDYFPVNDGFKNQAEFIRQSLSKIGIELTVRNQDLATFIKRIYSDYDFDIETGRWVPMMDPQIGGLRHYWSKNIAKGTPWSNASNYTNPKMDALIASLQVESDPTKRADEFHQFQRLAQTDLPVIPLVEQQNFTVYSARLKGVSTAPDGALSSLKDVSLEPGGK, encoded by the coding sequence GTGTAACCTTGCGGCAAACGCTATTCGCCGCCATGGGTCTTTGCAGCATTTTCCCCGCGTTTTCCTCACTTGCCGCCGGGGGCAGTTTGGTCGCTATCGTCCAGCCCGAACCGGTTGCGCTAAATACGGCGTTCAACACCAATTTTCCCAACGGGGTAGTATCCAATAATATTTATGAAGGACTGGTCACTTACAACCAGGATATGCAGCCGGAACCCAGCCTGGCCACCTCATGGGAAGTGGCGCCGGACGGCTTGAGCATCACCTTTCATTTGCGTCACGGCGTGAAATGGCATGACGGCCAGCCCTTTACCTCGGCGGACGTGAAATACTCCGCCCTGGAGCTGTGGAAAAAAGTCCACCCGCGGGGGCGCACCACCTTTGCCGCCCTGAAAGACGTGGAAACCCCGGACGCTTACACCGCAATATTCCGCCTTGAGCACCCCTCCCTGGTGATCATGAGTTCCATTAACGCCAATGAGGCGGAGATCCTGCCCGAGCATCTGTTCGCCGGGTCGGATATTCGCACCAGCCCTTACAACGCCAAGCCGGTGGGTACCGGACCCTTCAAGTTTGTGAAGTGGGTACGGGGACAATATATCGAACTGGAACGCAATCCCGACTACTGGGACAGCGGCAAACCCAAAGTAGACAAAGTCATTTTCAGCATCATTCCGGACGCGGGTTCCAGGGCGGCGGCGTTGGAAACCGGGGAAGCCCTGTACGCTCCTTATGACTCGGTGCCGTTATCCGACGTACAGCGTTTGCGCCAAAATCCGCAGCTGGTGGTCACCAAGCAGGGCTACGATTCCTCGGCGGCCTATACCTTCCTGGAGTTCAACCTGCGAAATCCCATCCTGGCGAATCTTAAGGTCCGCCAGGCCATCGCCCGGGCCATCAATAAACAGGCGCTGGTGGATGTGGTCTGGTACGGCCTGGGAAAACCGGCCACCGGTCCGATCCCCTCCTCCCTCAAGCAGTTTTACACCGCCGACGGCGTACCGCAGTATCCCTACGATCACGCCGCCGCGGAAAGACTGCTGGATGAGGCCGGCTACCCCCGCAAGACGGGCGGTATTCGCTTTAAGCTGGCCATTGACTATTTCCCGGTTAACGACGGCTTTAAAAACCAGGCCGAATTTATCCGCCAGAGCCTGAGCAAAATAGGTATCGAACTGACGGTGCGCAATCAGGACCTGGCCACCTTTATCAAGCGGATCTACAGCGATTACGATTTTGATATCGAGACCGGCCGCTGGGTGCCGATGATGGACCCACAGATTGGCGGGCTGCGCCACTATTGGAGCAAGAACATCGCCAAAGGAACGCCTTGGTCCAATGCCTCAAATTATACCAATCCCAAGATGGATGCGCTGATTGCATCGCTGCAGGTGGAAAGCGACCCGACCAAACGCGCCGACGAATTCCACCAGTTTCAGCGCCTGGCGCAAACCGATCTGCCGGTGATACCCCTGGTTGAACAACAGAATTTTACCGTCTACAGCGCACGGCTCAAAGGCGTCAGCACCGCTCCCGACGGCGCTTTATCGTCCCTTAAAGACGTGTCTTTGGAACCCGGAGGAAAATAA